In the Arthrobacter sp. Soc17.1.1.1 genome, AGGCCGAGGAGATCGTCGCGGAGATCGTGCGACTGCGCCGCGTCGAGCCCGCAGCGGCCGAGGAGGCGCTCGCGGAGTTCCACGAACTGGCCACGAGCGGACGGCGCCGCACCCGCGGCGGCATGGAAGTGGCCGTGGGGCTCCTCGAGTCCTCCTTCGGCGCCGAACGCGCCGCGGGCGTCGTCGGTCGCCTGGCCTCGACGGTGGCGGGCAAGTCCTTCGAGTTCCTCGACACCGTGGAGCCCGGCCAGATCCAGACGGTGCTCGAGCACGAGCTTCCGCAGACCATCGCCCTCGTCCTGGCGCACCTGAAGCCCGAGCGCGCCTCCACGGTCCTCGCCGGGCTCGCCCCCGAGACCCGGACCGACGTCGCGCAGTGCATCGCGACGATGGGCTCCGCGACGCCGGAGGCCGTGTCCGTGGTCGCCGACACCATCAAGATCAGGGCGGGCGCCGTCGCCGCACCCGACCGGGGAGCCTCGCGGATCGGCGGTATCCAGCCCCTCGTCGACATCATCAACCGGGCGGACGTCAGCACTGAGCGTGAACTGCTCGACGGGCTCGAGAGCCGCGATCCGGCGCTCGCCGACGAGGTGCGCGCCCGCATGCTGACGTTCGCGGACATCGTCAACTTCGAGCGCCGCGACGTCCAGCAGGTGCTGCGCGGCATCGACTCCGCGGTCCTCGCGCTCGCCATGAAGGGTGCCGCCGAGGCCGTGATCACCGTGATCCGCGCGAATGTCTCCGAGCGCAACAGGGAGATCCTCGACGACGAGATCCGGGGCATGGGTCCCGTGCGGATGTCGCAGGTGGAGGAGGCCCGAGCCGAGGTGGTGCGTGCCATCCGCGACCTCGAGGCGCAGGGCACCATCACCATCATGCGCGGGGAGGAGGACGAGATTGTCGACTGACGCCCTCACCCCGATCTCCTTCCCGCGCCTCGGCCCCGGCTCCGGCAGGGCCGCCCACGACACCGCCATCGCGCAGGGGCACGCCGCCGGGTACGCCGACGGGCTGGTCCTCGCGCGCGCCGAACTCGCCGAGCACCGTGCACGGCTCGACGCCGAGCATGCCGCCGCCCGAGCCCGCGCGGACGCGCTCCTCGCGCAACAGCTCAGGGTGCTCGAGACCGCCGCGCGCGCGCTCGACGCGCGGACCGCACCGGTCCTCGACCAGGCCCGCTCCCGCATCCTCGACGCCGCCTTCTCCATCACGGAGGCCCTGCTCGGGCGTGCACTGGAGGACGCGCCGTCGTCGGCACGCGCCGCCGTCACGCGGGCGCTGACGGCAGCGGACGGCGAGGAGGTCCGTGCGGTCCGGCTGCATCCGGCCGACCTCGACCTGCTGGGACCCGACGCGGTCCCCGCGGGCGTCGCGCTCGTCGCCGATGCCGCACTGCACCGGGGCGACGCCGTCGCGGACTGCCCGAACGGCTTCATCGACGCACGCCTCGGGGCGGCGCTGGCACGCGTCCGCGCCGCACTGGCGGACGGTGCGGCATGACGCTGACCTTCGACGAGACGATCCGGGCCGCCGACACCGCAGCGGCCCCCCAGCGCGTGGGCCGCGTGGCCTCCGTCGTCGGCCTCGGCGTGGACGTGGTGGGGCTCGACTGCGCCCTCGGCGACCTCGTGACCATCGGCGACGACGCGCCCGTGGACGCCGAGGTGGTCGCCGCGTCGCTGACCGGACTGCGCTGCATGCCCTACGCCCACCTCGTGGGCATCCAGGCCGGCGCGCCCGTCCGCGCGCAGGGACGGCCGCTGCTCGTCCCGGCCGGTCCCGGGCTGCTCGGCCGTGTGCTCGACGGCGTCGGCCGGCCCATCGACGGGCGGGGGCCCCTCACCGACGTCTCCTGGGTGTCCCTCGAGAACACGCCGCCCGCGGCCCTCGAGCGCACGCGCATCACCGAACCCCTGCAGCTCGGCGTCCGGGTGATGGACACGCTCACCACCGTGGGACGCGGCCAGCGCATGGGCCTCTTCGCGGGGTCGGGTGTCGGCAAGTCCTCGCTGCTGTCGATGATCGCGCGCGGGACGGACGCCGCGGTCTCCGTGATCGCCCTCGTGGGGGAGCGGGGCCGCGAGGTCCGCGAGTTCCTCGAGGACGATCTAGGCCCCGAGGGCCTCGCGCGGTCCATCGTGGTGGTCTCCACCTCCGACGAGCCCGCGCTCCTGCGCCTGCGCGCCGCCTTCGTCGCCACCCGGATCGCCGAGTCGTTCCGCGACGGCGGGGCGGACGTCATGCTCATGATGGACTCGCTGACCCGCGTGGCGATGGCGCAGCGCGAGATCGGCCTCAGCGTCGGCGAGCCTCCCGCGACGCGCGGCTACCCGCCGTCCACCTTCGCACTCCTCGCCCAGCTCCTCGAACGGGCAGGGACCGGGGCCACCGGCTCCGTGACCGGCATGTACACCGTGCTGGTCGACGGCGACGACCACAACGAGCCGGTGGCCGACGCCGCGCGCTCCATCCTCGACGGCCACGTGGTGCTCGACCGCAAGCTGGCGGTCGCCGGGCACTTCCCGTCGATCGACCCGCTCGCGTCCATCTCCCGGGTGGCCTCCCGCGTCACCAGCCGCGACCAGGCGGGAACCGCCGCCGTCCTGCGCCGTGCCCTGGCCGCGCGGAAGGCCGCACAGGACCTGATCGACGTCGGCGCCTACTCCCGTGGCTCCAATCCGCTCGTGGACGCCGCGGTGGACCACGAGTCCGCCGTGAACGCGTTCCTGCAGCAGCGCATGGACGAGCAGACCCCGTTCGACGACGCCTGGAACCGCCTCACCCACCTCACAGCATCGATGGGAATCTCATGATGGCACGACAGTTCCCCCTCGCAGGCCTGCTCCGGCTGAAGCAGCTGCGCGAGGACGAGGCCGCAGGCAGGCTCGCCGAGGCCAACGAGCGACTGCGGGCGTCGAGGACTCGGACCCGCGGCATCGGCGAGGCCCTCGAGGGCACCGACCTCGATCCGTCGGGATCGGCGTCGCTGTACGCGGCGGCCGCGGCCCGTGCCTCGGCCCGCAGCATGCTCGCCGACCTGCACGCCCTCGAGGGCCGGCTGCAGGCCGAGCGGGAGCACGCCCAGGTCACCTATCGGGGTGCCCGGGCCGACACGAAGGGCCTCGAGAAGCTCGAGGCCCGGCACAGCGAGGGCGAGGCGAGCGCACTGCTCGGCGCCGAACAGCGGGTCCTCGACGAGATCGCAGCGGCCGGAAGGCTGCAGCGCACAGGGAAGGACCGGGCATGACCATGACCGACGCGGTGGGCCGCATCCAGCAGATCCAGTCCACCCTCACCATGCTCGCCGCGCCGGCGCGCTCCGCCGCCGGCGCCACCTCGCCCGTGGGGTCGAAGGCGGCGGGCTCCGCGGCGGCCGCCGGCCCCACTCCAGCCCCGCCCGCGACGGCCGAGCTCTTCGCCGACGCGCTCGCGGGTGTGACCGCGCCCGTCGCGCCGGACTCCCCGGCCACGGTCCCCGGCGTCGTCCCCGTTCCCGTCCCGGCCTCGGGTGACGCCGCGCGGCTCATAGAGGCGGCGCGTTCCTACGAGGGCATCCCGTACGTGTGGGGCGGGACGGACCCGGCCACGGGGCTGGACTGCTCGGGCTTCGTGCAGCGCGCCTACGCGGACATCGGTATCCAGTTGCCGCGCGTCACCTGGGACCAGATGAACGCCGGGACCCACGTCCCGTCGCTCGCCGAGGCGCAGCCCGGGGACCTTCTGTTCAGCCACGACGGCGGGCACGTGTCCATGTATCTCGGGGGAGGCAAGGCGATCGACGCCCCGCAGCCGGGGCAGACCGTCGCGGTCCGCGACATGTGGGAGACGGACGCGAACATCACCACCATCCGCCGCATCCTGCCCGCGGCCCCCGCGGGATCCGCGTCCGTGGCGCCCGCAGCCCTCCCGTCGGCGGCGTCGACGGGCACCCCGGGATCCGCCGATGCAGCGTACGCAGCGCAGGCGGCCTTCCTCGCAAGCATGGCCCGATGAGCCCCGTCCAGGGAGCTGCCGCCACGGCCGCCCCGCGTGACACCCTGCGTGGCGTCCGTCCGGCCGCCGGGAATCGGGACGGCTCCGAGACGTCGCCGCTGTCCGCGTCGCAGTCGGCATCGCTGTCCGCGTCCCGGTCGGCGTCGCAGTCGGCATCACTGTCGGCATCGTCGTTCGGCGAGGCGTACCGCCGGCATGCGGAGCGCCCCGACCAGTCCCGGAACGCCGGCGATGTGCGCTCCGGCACACCTGCAGGCTTTCGGGCGCCGACAGGCGTGCTGCGCCGTGAGGCAGCGCCCGTTCCGTCCCCGGCGATGGGGCCGGACCCGCGCCGTGGCGGCCTCCTGCAGTCCTCAGAAAGGGAGGGGGCGGCGTCGGCATCGGATCCGGCGGCTGCCCCGACACACGAGGCGTCCGCGGTCCTCCATGCGCCCTCCGATGAGGTCGCGTCGCCCCTCGGTGTCGCTGCCGGCATCGCGGTCGTAGGAACTGCCCTGACCGGGGCGGTCGAGGAAGCTGCCGGTCCTGCCGACGCCGCAGATGCAGCCGGTGCGACTGGTGCGGCAGGTCCTGCGGATGCTGCCGGTCCAGTTGGTGCAACCGGTGCGGCCGGCCCCGCGGGTGCCGCCGGTCCTGCGGGCGCCGTGCAGGCGTCCCCGATGACGGGGCCCGCCCCCTCGATGACGATGCCGGCTGCCGCAGGCGGACGAACGACCACCTCGCCCGGGACCGCGACACCCGTCGTGGAGACCTCGCCGACGCCGGCGCCCGCTGTTGCAGGAGCCCCGGTCCCGGAGACGCAGGGCATCGCTGCCGGCTCTCCCGCCGGAGCCGTGCCCGCCGCCGCGACCACCACGGTGCCGGCCGGAGGTGACGCCGGCGGAGTTCCGTCTGGCACGCCGACCCCCGCGGGTGCAGTCGCTGCCGGTGCCCAAGCCCTCGCGGCGACGGAATCCCCGCTCGCCGCCGACATTGCGGCACAGAAGCAAGCAGGAGCGACGGAAGCAGGAGGGACGCAAGCAGGACGAGCCGCCGAGCCCGGCGCGCCGGCCGCCGCCACACCGCCTGCGGTAACCACCGAGCAGGCCGGCACCCCCCAGCCTCCTGCAGCCGTCCGCGCCGACCTGCCCCTGCCGCAGCTACCGTCGGCCGTCGTCGCGCCTGCGGACACCACCGCACCCGCACGCCCTGCGGCCGCGCCGCTGCCCCAGCAGCTCGGCGGCCCTGCCTTCGCGCTCGCGCAGGCCGCGGCCGCCACCCCCGGCGGGACGAGCACCATCACCGTCACCGTCGCGCCGGAGGACCTCGGCCCCATCACCATCCGCGCCAGCCTGTCGCCGGACGGAGCGAGGATCGAGTTCTTCTCGGCCACCGACGGCGGCCGGGAGGCGCTCAGGCAGGCGCTGCCGGACCTGCGCCGGGAGGCGTCGTCGTCGGGTCTGTCCGCGTCGCTCGACCTCGGCACCGGCACCCCCGACGACCCCCGGGACGGACCGCGGGATCACGGACCACGGGATCACGGACCGCGGCACGCCCGGTCCGCCGAGGCCCGTCCGGCGCCGGCCCCGCCCACCTGGGCAGCCCGCCCGGCCCCGGGCACCTCGACCCTCGATCTCTTCGCCTGACCCCGGAAGGACAGCAATGCCCATAGATCCGGTCGCAGCCGCGACCTTCGCTCCCACCACGACACCTGCTGCCGGGACCCGGAAGCAGGCCATGGACTCCGAGGTCTTCATGTCGCTGCTCGTGAGCCAGCTGCGCAACCAGGATCCCAGCGCCCCGATGGACACCAACCAGATGATCTCCCAGACCACGCAGCTGGCCATGATGGAGAAGATCACGCAGATGACCGGCCTCAGCGAGGAGAACTTCCATCTCCAGATGCGGTCCTCGGCGGCCGCGCTCATCGGCAACGAGGTCTCCTACACCGGAGCCGACGGCATCGAGGCCCGCGGCCTTGCGACCGCCGTCTCCTACAGCGGCCCCGTCCCCACCGTCACCATCGGCGGCAGGAGCATCGCCCTCGACCTCGTGTCCGGTGTCGGTACCCTGCCGGCCCCGACCGCTCCCTGATCTCCGCCCGACCACCTCCGCTCCGCCCTCCCGAAAGGCACCACCATGCTTCGCTCGCTCTACTCCGGCATCTCGGGGCTCCGCTCCCACCAGACCATGCTCGACGTCACCGGCAACAACATCGCCAACGTCAACACCACCGGCTTCAAGGCTTCCGCCACCCAGTTCCAGGACACGCTGTCCCAGCTGACCCAGGGCGCGGGCGCACCCCAGGAAGCCCTGGGCGGCACCAACCCGGCTCAGGTGGGCCTCGGCGTGCAGGTGGCGGGCATCGTCACCAACTTCTCCCAGGGCTCGGCCCAGGCCACGGGCCGTGCCACGGACATGATGATCAACGGCGACGGCTTCTTCATCACGCGCCTCGGCGGAGAGACCCTCTACACCCGGGCGGGCGCCTTCACCCCCGACGCCGAGGGCCGCCTCGTGACCCCGGACGGCTCCCTCGTCCAGGGCTGGCCCGCCGTCAATGGCGTCGTCCAGCAGGGCGGCGCGGTCGGCGACCTGCGGATGCCCAAGGGCGCGGTCTCCCCGGGACAGGCGACGACGACGGCGCGCGTCACGGGCAACCTGCCCTCCGACGCGGCCGTCGGCACACAGATCCTGCAGGAAAGGGTGGTGTACGGCGCGGACGGCGCGGCACGCGACCTCACGCTCACCTTCACCCGCTCGGCCACGGGCTGGGCTGTCGCGGGTCAGGATGCGAACGGTGCGGCGGGCAGCACGGAACTCCTGCTGCCGAACGGCCAGGCCGCCGCGGGCTCCTCGATCACGGTGGGCGGCGTCGCCGTCGATCTCTCGTCCGTCACCGGCTTCGCCCAGCTCAGGACCGTCTCCATCTCCGAGGGCAACGGCCGCTCGGCCGGCACCCTCGAGTCCTTCACGGTCGGTGCCGACGGCACCCTGGTGGGGGCGTTCAGCAACGGCAGCCGCCAGCCGCTGGGCCGCGTGGCGCTCGCGGGCTTCGTGAACCCCACGGGCCTCGAGAAGGCGGGCGCCTCGTCCTACCGTGCGACGGCGAACTCGGGTGCCGCGGAGATCGGCGCCGCGGGCGCCAACGGCCTCGGATCACTCGATGCGGGCACGCTCGAGATGTCCAATGTGGACCTCTCGCAGGAGTTCACCAACCTGATCGTGGCGCAGCGCGGCTTCCAGGCGAACGCCCGCATCATCACGACCTCCGACGAGGTGCTGCAGGAACTCGCGAACCTGAAGCGCTAGGCGGAGGTGCCGGCCGGGAGGACCCGGCCGGCACCACCGCTCGGGGGATTCCTCCGGTGCCGGCCCGGTGGGGCTCCCTACCGGCTGGGCAGTGTGAGGATCTCTGCGCCGTCGTCGGTGATGGCGATGGTGTGCTCGGTGTGCGCCGTCCGGCAGCCCGTGGCACTGCGGAGCGTCCACCCGTCGGCGTCCGTGACCAGTGTGGCGGTGTCCACCATGACCCAGGGCTCGAGCGCCAGCAACAGTCCGGGGCGGAGCTCGTAGCCGCGGCCGGGCCGCCCGGTGTTCGGGATGTGCGGGTCCTGGTGCATCGTCGACCCGACGCCGTGACCCCCGAAGTCGGTGTTGACCGTGTAGCCCGCGTCGCGGAGCACCGAGCCGATGGCGTGGGAGAGGTCGCCGATACGGGCGCCCGGCCGGGCGGCCGCGATCCCGGCAGCGAGCGCGCGCTCGGTCGCGGCGATCATCGCGGTGCCGGCCGGGTCCGCGGATCCGCCCACGATGAAGCTGATGGCGGAGTCCGCGACCACGCCACCCAGCGAGACGGCGAGATCGAGGGACAGCAGGTCGCCGTCAGCCAGGGCGTAGTCGAACGGCAGGCCATGGAGCACGGCGTCGTTGACGGAGGTGCAGATGTAGTGCCCGAACGGACCACGTCCGAAGGAGGGCGCGTAGTCGACATAGCAGGACTGCGCGCCGGCCTCGACGATCATCTCCTTCGCCCACCGGTCGATGTCCAGCAGATTGGTGCCGATGGTGGTGCGGCCCTTGAGCGTGTGCAGGATGTCGGCCACCAGGGTGCCCGTGGCTCTGGCGCGGCCCACCTCGGCGGGGCTCAGGATCTCGATCATGCGATGCCTACTTCCGGACGGACCAATAACTATCCCGGTAATAGTATCCCAGGACTAGACTCGGCCTCATGGTCAGATTGCCCCTCACCCCCGCGGATGTCGAGCGCGGGCAGCGCCTCGGGATCCTCCTGCGCCGCGCCAGGGGGGAGCGTCCGATGCTCGAGACCGCCCTGGACGCCGGCGTGTCACCGGAGACGCTCCGGAAGATCGAATCGGGCCGTGTCGCCACCCCGGCCTTCCCGACCATCGCGGCGATCGCCGCCGTCGTCGGGCTCTCCCTCGATGACGTGTGGGCCGAGATCAACCGGCCCGGCGCCGGGACGGCCGGCTCCGCGCCCGGGACGGGTCAGCGACTGGCGTCCTGACCCGCCCGGCGGGGCGGAGCGGGCCGCGCGTGCCTTACGAAGCCGCAGCAGGTGCCGACAGTGGGTGGAAGAGGCCCCGCCGGGGCGTCCCGACCCCAGGATGTCCGATGATCGTGGTGACCCGGCTCAACGAGAGCCAGTTCGCGGTGAACCCTGACCTCATCGAGCGCATCCATGAGAATCCGGACACCACGCTCGTGATGGTCGACGGCGCCAAGTACATCGTCACCGAATCCCTCGGCGAAGTGATCGACCTGATCTCCGCCTACCGGGCGCGGATCATCTCACTCGCCCGCTTCATGGCCGGCCCTGCCGACGAGGACCCGACGGGCCCGCGTCCGCTCGGGCTCGTCCGTGATGCCGGGGACGACGCCGGGTCCTCCGACGAGACCGATGGCGGCGCTCCCGTCCCGCTCCGACCAAGGAACACGTAATGGATCCCGCAACACTCGTCGGCATTCTCCTCGCCTTCGGGGCGCTCTACGCGATGATCACCCTCGAGCACGCGAGCGTCGAGGCGCTCCTGCTCCCGGCGCCCATGATTCTCGTGTTCGGTGCCACGCTCGCCATCGGCATCGCCGGAGGCACGCTGAAGGACTTCCTGGTGGCCGTGAAGGCCGTCCCGCCCGCGATGAAGGGTAAGACGGTCCCGCCGCAGGACACGATCGACAGCGTGGTGGTCCTCGCCGAGAAGGCGCGCAGCGAGGGGCTGCTGGCGCTCGAGGAGGAGGCCAACACGGTCAAGGACCCCTTCCTCCGTGGCGCCCTGCAGAACATCGCCGACGGCACCGACGGCGAGGAGTTGCGCGAGATCCTCGAGGACGAGATCGATTCCGCGTCGCAGACGCACCGCACGGCCGCCAAGTTCTTCGCGAGTCTCGGTGGCTATGCGCCGACCGTCGGCATCATCGGGACCGTGGTGTCGCTGACGCACGTGCTCGAGAACCTCTCCAGTCCCGACAAGCTGGGGCCGATGATCGCCGCGGCCTTCGTCGCCACGCTGTGGGGCCTGCTCTCCGCGAACTTCCTCTGGCTGCCCATCGGCACCCGGATCAAGCGCCTCGGCGAGATGGAGACGGCCCGCATGACCCTCCTCATGGAGGGGGTCCTCGCGGTCCAGGCCGGCAGCCAGCCCCGCCTGCTCGGTGAGCGGCTGAAGGCCATGGTGCCGCAGCACGCCCAGGGCAAGGGCAAGGCAGGCAAGGACGGCAAGGACGGCGGGAAGGGCGCGAAGGGTTCGAAGGGCTCGGGCGAGGCGATCACCGCGCAGGGCAAGGCAGCCGCGTGAGCCGACGCCCGCACCGGAAACGGCACGGCGAGGAGCACGGCGAGGAGCACCCGGACGAGCGCTGGATGGCGTCCTACATGGACATGGTCACCGTGCTGATGTGCATGTTCATCGTCCTGTACGCCATGTCCTCGGTGGACCAGCAGAAGTTCGAGCAGCTGCGCTCCTCCCTGGCCACGGGCTTCGGTACCGTGGAGACGGCGACCGTGGACACCGCCGAGGGCACCATCGTCCCCGCCGAGCACGCCAACGACGAGGGCGAGTCCTTCGCCGGGGGAGCTGCGCTCACGGACACCGAGGCGCAGAAACAGGAGCCGGGAGCGGCCGACGTCGCCGCACCCACGCCCTCACCCTCGCCGTCGGCGGGCGGCGATGCCGCCGAGCCGGCGACGGACCGCGAGCGTGCCGCTGCGGAGGTCGAGAACCTGCGTGCGCTGCAGGAGCGGATCGACGCGGAGCTGCGCGGGCGCGACCTCGCCGACGCCGTCCGCTACGTCATCGACGAGCGCGGCCTCACCATCCGCCTCGTCGGATCGGAGACGTTCTTCCTCCCCGACAGCGCGCAGCTCACCGATCAGACGCTCCGCGTGCTAGAGGGCGTGGGGCCCGTCCTGGCGTCCATCCCCAACGAGGTGGGCGTCGAAGGGCACACCGCGCGCCTGCCCGACTCCGTACCGCGTCCGCTGGACTGGGAGCTGTCCACCGAGCGGGCCGTCAACGTGGTGCGGAACCTCATCGACACGGGCGGGGTCCCGGCACCCCGGCTCTCGGCCATCGGGTACGGCGAGTCGCGCCCCCTCGCTCCCGGGACCACCGAGGCGGAGCTCGAACTGAACCGGCGCGTGGACATCGTGGTCCACTCCGGCCAGCCGGAGGACGTGCGCGCACTGATCCCGGAGATCGCCGCCGGCTGACGCGCCCGCGGATCACTAACGCCCCGTGCCCGGCGTCCGATAGTCGATGGCGTGACGGTCCAGGAACAACTCTCCTTTGGCGTGCCCTCGGTGACGCCCCGGGCGGTGGATGTCTATGACTTCCGCCGCCCCACCACGCTCGCGCGTGAACACTCCCGCGTGCTCGAACTCGGGTTCGAGACGCTCGCCCGCCAGTGGGGCACGCAGCTGACCGCGAAGATCCGCGCCATCGCGCAGGTGACCAGCGAGCAGCTCCTCCTGCAGACGTACAACGAGTACGCGGCGTCCCTGCCACCCACGACGGCGATGGTGCTGTGCGCCGTCACCGGCCACGCGAGCAAGGCGGTCATCCAGTTCCCCGCGTCGGCGGGACTGTACTGGGTGGATTCGATGCTCGGCGGCCACGGCGCGGTTCCCCACGAGGAGCGGAAGTTCACCCAGATCGAGCAGGCGCTGATCCGGCGCCTCATGGACGACGCCCTCGAGGGGCTGCACTACTCGCTCGGGTCCGTCCTGTCCCACCAGCTGAGCATCGACTCGATCCAGTACAACGCCCAGTTCGCCCAGGCGGCCTCGACCACCGAGCTCATGATCGTCGGCGTCTTCGAGATCCGCGTGAGCGACCGCGTCAGCCGGGCGACCATCGCCATCCCCGCGCATCTCCTGCTCGCACAGCTCGGCGACGCGAACCCGACGGGCACGAGCGAGGACGCCCGAGAGCTGATCGAACAGCAGGTGACGCACGTGCCCGTCGACGTCTCCGTGCAGCTCGCCGCCCTGCCCGTCCTGCCCTCCCGCATCCTCGACCTCGCCGTCGGGGACGTGCTGAAGCTGCCGCACCCGCAGCACCGACCCTTCGAGCTCGCCGTCAGCGGACAGCGGCTCGGCGAGGCAGCCCTGGGCCAGAACGGCTCACGCCTGGCCTGTGTAGTAGTGACCACCGAGGAGAACACCGCACCATGAACACCACCACCGCCGAGCACGAGGCCGCCGCGTCCCTCGCAGCGAGACTGCCGCTTCCCGGCCCGCTCACGGCCGAGCCCTGCAACGCCGCCGAGGTGCCGTCCGCGAGTGCCTCGACCGCCGTCGTCGCCTCCTTCGTGGGTGCCTCCTCCGCCGACCTGGCCGTCGTCCTGATCGACGCGCAGCCCCTCGCCGTCGCCGCGGGCACGTCGTCACCGCTGGTCTCCCCGGCCGACGTGCTCGTACCCGCCCTCGAGGCCGCCTCCGGCTCCCTCGGGGACGGCGTGCTCGGCGTCCCGGCCGTGCAGGACGCACTGCCCCTGTTCCGCGACGCCGAGACCTCCGTCTTCCGTCTCGCCGGTCCGTCCGGCACGGTCGGCTGGTTCGCCGTGCGCCTGCGCGGTGCACGGCCCGGTGCGGCTCCGCGCCGGGCCTCGGCATCCGCCGGGGCCGCCAACCTCGGCCGCATCAGCAACGTGGAGATGGCCATGACCGTCGAGATCGGCCGGACCCGCATGTCCGTCCGCGACGTGCTGGACCTCGAGCCGGGCGCCGTCATCGAGCTCGACCGGTCCGCCGGTGCTCCCGCGGACGTCCTGCTCAACGGGCGCCTCGTCGCGCACGGCGAGGTCGTCGTCGTGGACCAGGACTACGCCGTGCGCATCACCCAGATCCTCGACGTCGCGGACGGCAGCCTCTAGTGGACGTGGTGGTCCTCGCGCTGCGCGTGCTGCTGTCCCTCGGCGTGGTCCTCGCCCTGCTCTTCGTCCTGCACCGGAAGGTCTCGAGGATCAACGGGAACCGTGCCGGGGCGGGCCTCGTGTCCGTCGTGGCCCGCCAGGGGATCGGCGCGAAGGCCTCGGTGGTCGTGCTCGACGCCGAGGGGACGCGCTTCTACCTCGGCGTCACCGAGCAGTCGGTATCGGTCCTCCACTCCTCGGCCGCCCCTCGCGCCCTGCAGGCGGTCCCCGGATCCGACCACGCCGCAGGACACCCGGCCAGCGCCGTGTCCGGGCCCGCCGAGACCTCCGACGCCCGCTTCGCGGCCTCGCTCCGGCTGGCCGGCGGAGCGGTCGACACCGTGCCGATGACCGGCACCGCGCCGATGACCGACACGTACCCGACGAGCCGCCGCGCGGTCCGGGCCACGGAGTCGGCGCGTGCCGCCGCACCGCTGCACGGCTCGATCCTCTCTCCCGCCACCTGGAAGCAGACCGCGGCCTTCCTGCGCCAGGGACGGGCGGGGTGACCCCGGCCGCACCCCTCCCGGCGCGCGGTGCGCGCCGCTCACGCACCCTCGCAGTGGCGGCCGCCTTCGTGCTGGCCGTCGTCGTCGTCCTCCTCGGGGCGGCCGCGGGGCACGCCGGCGAG is a window encoding:
- the fliG gene encoding flagellar motor switch protein FliG produces the protein MSAVRAVSGTQKAAMVLMQLDQDRAAEILRQLSEAEAEEIVAEIVRLRRVEPAAAEEALAEFHELATSGRRRTRGGMEVAVGLLESSFGAERAAGVVGRLASTVAGKSFEFLDTVEPGQIQTVLEHELPQTIALVLAHLKPERASTVLAGLAPETRTDVAQCIATMGSATPEAVSVVADTIKIRAGAVAAPDRGASRIGGIQPLVDIINRADVSTERELLDGLESRDPALADEVRARMLTFADIVNFERRDVQQVLRGIDSAVLALAMKGAAEAVITVIRANVSERNREILDDEIRGMGPVRMSQVEEARAEVVRAIRDLEAQGTITIMRGEEDEIVD
- a CDS encoding FliH/SctL family protein — protein: MSTDALTPISFPRLGPGSGRAAHDTAIAQGHAAGYADGLVLARAELAEHRARLDAEHAAARARADALLAQQLRVLETAARALDARTAPVLDQARSRILDAAFSITEALLGRALEDAPSSARAAVTRALTAADGEEVRAVRLHPADLDLLGPDAVPAGVALVADAALHRGDAVADCPNGFIDARLGAALARVRAALADGAA
- a CDS encoding FliI/YscN family ATPase; amino-acid sequence: MTLTFDETIRAADTAAAPQRVGRVASVVGLGVDVVGLDCALGDLVTIGDDAPVDAEVVAASLTGLRCMPYAHLVGIQAGAPVRAQGRPLLVPAGPGLLGRVLDGVGRPIDGRGPLTDVSWVSLENTPPAALERTRITEPLQLGVRVMDTLTTVGRGQRMGLFAGSGVGKSSLLSMIARGTDAAVSVIALVGERGREVREFLEDDLGPEGLARSIVVVSTSDEPALLRLRAAFVATRIAESFRDGGADVMLMMDSLTRVAMAQREIGLSVGEPPATRGYPPSTFALLAQLLERAGTGATGSVTGMYTVLVDGDDHNEPVADAARSILDGHVVLDRKLAVAGHFPSIDPLASISRVASRVTSRDQAGTAAVLRRALAARKAAQDLIDVGAYSRGSNPLVDAAVDHESAVNAFLQQRMDEQTPFDDAWNRLTHLTASMGIS
- a CDS encoding flagellar FliJ family protein, producing the protein MMARQFPLAGLLRLKQLREDEAAGRLAEANERLRASRTRTRGIGEALEGTDLDPSGSASLYAAAAARASARSMLADLHALEGRLQAEREHAQVTYRGARADTKGLEKLEARHSEGEASALLGAEQRVLDEIAAAGRLQRTGKDRA
- a CDS encoding C40 family peptidase — its product is MTMTDAVGRIQQIQSTLTMLAAPARSAAGATSPVGSKAAGSAAAAGPTPAPPATAELFADALAGVTAPVAPDSPATVPGVVPVPVPASGDAARLIEAARSYEGIPYVWGGTDPATGLDCSGFVQRAYADIGIQLPRVTWDQMNAGTHVPSLAEAQPGDLLFSHDGGHVSMYLGGGKAIDAPQPGQTVAVRDMWETDANITTIRRILPAAPAGSASVAPAALPSAASTGTPGSADAAYAAQAAFLASMAR
- a CDS encoding flagellar hook-length control protein FliK — translated: MSPVQGAAATAAPRDTLRGVRPAAGNRDGSETSPLSASQSASLSASRSASQSASLSASSFGEAYRRHAERPDQSRNAGDVRSGTPAGFRAPTGVLRREAAPVPSPAMGPDPRRGGLLQSSEREGAASASDPAAAPTHEASAVLHAPSDEVASPLGVAAGIAVVGTALTGAVEEAAGPADAADAAGATGAAGPADAAGPVGATGAAGPAGAAGPAGAVQASPMTGPAPSMTMPAAAGGRTTTSPGTATPVVETSPTPAPAVAGAPVPETQGIAAGSPAGAVPAAATTTVPAGGDAGGVPSGTPTPAGAVAAGAQALAATESPLAADIAAQKQAGATEAGGTQAGRAAEPGAPAAATPPAVTTEQAGTPQPPAAVRADLPLPQLPSAVVAPADTTAPARPAAAPLPQQLGGPAFALAQAAAATPGGTSTITVTVAPEDLGPITIRASLSPDGARIEFFSATDGGREALRQALPDLRREASSSGLSASLDLGTGTPDDPRDGPRDHGPRDHGPRHARSAEARPAPAPPTWAARPAPGTSTLDLFA
- a CDS encoding flagellar hook assembly protein FlgD; translation: MPIDPVAAATFAPTTTPAAGTRKQAMDSEVFMSLLVSQLRNQDPSAPMDTNQMISQTTQLAMMEKITQMTGLSEENFHLQMRSSAAALIGNEVSYTGADGIEARGLATAVSYSGPVPTVTIGGRSIALDLVSGVGTLPAPTAP
- a CDS encoding flagellar hook protein FlgE; the protein is MLRSLYSGISGLRSHQTMLDVTGNNIANVNTTGFKASATQFQDTLSQLTQGAGAPQEALGGTNPAQVGLGVQVAGIVTNFSQGSAQATGRATDMMINGDGFFITRLGGETLYTRAGAFTPDAEGRLVTPDGSLVQGWPAVNGVVQQGGAVGDLRMPKGAVSPGQATTTARVTGNLPSDAAVGTQILQERVVYGADGAARDLTLTFTRSATGWAVAGQDANGAAGSTELLLPNGQAAAGSSITVGGVAVDLSSVTGFAQLRTVSISEGNGRSAGTLESFTVGADGTLVGAFSNGSRQPLGRVALAGFVNPTGLEKAGASSYRATANSGAAEIGAAGANGLGSLDAGTLEMSNVDLSQEFTNLIVAQRGFQANARIITTSDEVLQELANLKR